A single Actinomadura algeriensis DNA region contains:
- a CDS encoding ASCH domain-containing protein gives MQAISVQQPWAFAIARGGKSVSNQGAPTAYRGPLLIHASMRVDLSACDSPLVQAAGWDPRDPLATIGAAIAVADLAAVCSSTVHGGTCECGPWAEPGRHHWHLADVRALPRPIIGLGRTDLWEPSASLLAEVETMLTAAAANPAG, from the coding sequence GTGCAGGCGATAAGTGTTCAGCAGCCCTGGGCGTTCGCGATCGCGCGCGGCGGCAAGAGCGTGTCGAACCAGGGTGCGCCGACCGCCTACCGCGGGCCGCTGCTGATCCACGCGTCCATGCGCGTCGACCTGTCGGCGTGCGACTCGCCGCTCGTCCAGGCCGCCGGATGGGATCCCCGCGACCCGCTCGCCACGATCGGCGCCGCCATCGCGGTCGCCGACCTCGCGGCCGTCTGCTCCTCGACCGTCCACGGCGGGACGTGCGAGTGCGGCCCGTGGGCCGAGCCGGGCAGGCACCACTGGCACCTCGCGGACGTCCGCGCCCTGCCGCGCCCGATCATCGGCCTCGGCCGCACCGACCTGTGGGAGCCGTCCGCGAGCCTCCTCGCCGAGGTCGAGACGATGCTGACCGCGGCCGCCGCGAACCCGGCGGGCTGA
- the mug gene encoding G/U mismatch-specific DNA glycosylase: MRPTKADLEAARDRVVPDVLPAPGGTLRVLFSGINPGLYSGATGHHFARPGNRFWPALQRSGFTDRLLAPSEQHLLPAFGLGITNLAQRTTARADELTADELRDGGRRLRALVDRYRPAYLAVAGVTAYRTAFGRPRTQIGPQDDTFGAARVWVLPNPSGLNASWSLDRMAGEFARLREAAEAAGTGAG, from the coding sequence GTGCGCCCCACGAAGGCCGACCTCGAGGCCGCCCGCGACCGTGTCGTCCCCGACGTCCTGCCCGCCCCCGGCGGGACGCTCCGCGTCCTGTTCAGCGGCATCAACCCGGGCCTGTACTCGGGCGCGACCGGGCACCACTTCGCCCGTCCGGGCAACCGCTTCTGGCCCGCCCTGCAACGCTCCGGGTTCACCGACCGCCTGCTCGCCCCGTCCGAGCAGCACCTCCTGCCCGCGTTCGGCCTCGGCATCACGAACCTGGCGCAGCGCACCACGGCCCGCGCCGACGAGCTGACCGCGGACGAGCTGCGCGACGGCGGCCGCCGCCTGCGCGCGCTCGTCGACCGGTACCGTCCCGCCTACCTCGCGGTCGCCGGCGTCACCGCCTACCGCACCGCGTTCGGCCGTCCCCGCACCCAGATCGGCCCCCAGGACGACACGTTCGGCGCCGCCCGCGTGTGGGTGCTGCCGAATCCGAGCGGCCTCAACGCGAGCTGGTCCCTCGACCGCATGGCGGGCGAGTTCGCCCGCCTCCGCGAGGCCGCCGAAGCGGCCGGAACCGGCGCCGGCTAG
- a CDS encoding sulfite exporter TauE/SafE family protein gives MNPDFLIVGGVAALLGAIVQSSVGLGVGLVATPIVTMLFPSLMPGTILVVAAVLPLATLAQEARHAELRGLGWAFGGRVAGTPLGVWLVAAVPARALGIVIGFFVLAALAVTAWSREVPRNPRTLAAAGAIAGTTGTASGIGGPPIALLYQRESGPRVRATLAVFFVAGCLLSLASLAVFGRLPAEQVTAGLALVPFVLVGFLVAGPLRRYLDAGRLRTALLIVVGASAITLIVRNLV, from the coding sequence GTGAATCCCGATTTCTTGATCGTCGGAGGAGTGGCGGCGCTGCTCGGCGCCATCGTGCAGAGCAGCGTCGGCCTCGGCGTCGGCCTGGTCGCCACCCCGATCGTGACGATGCTCTTCCCGTCGCTGATGCCCGGCACGATCCTCGTCGTGGCGGCCGTCCTGCCCCTGGCCACCCTCGCCCAGGAGGCCCGGCACGCCGAGTTGCGCGGCCTCGGCTGGGCGTTCGGCGGCCGCGTCGCCGGGACGCCGCTCGGCGTCTGGCTCGTGGCCGCCGTGCCCGCCCGGGCCCTCGGCATCGTGATCGGCTTCTTCGTGCTCGCCGCCCTCGCCGTCACCGCATGGTCGCGCGAGGTGCCGCGCAACCCCCGCACGCTCGCCGCCGCCGGGGCGATCGCGGGGACCACCGGCACCGCGTCCGGCATCGGCGGCCCGCCGATCGCGCTGCTCTACCAGCGCGAGAGCGGGCCCCGCGTCCGCGCCACCCTCGCGGTGTTCTTCGTCGCCGGGTGCCTGCTCTCGCTCGCCTCCCTCGCCGTGTTCGGCCGCCTCCCGGCCGAACAGGTCACCGCCGGGCTGGCGCTCGTCCCGTTCGTCCTGGTCGGCTTCCTCGTCGCCGGGCCGCTGCGCCGCTACCTGGACGCCGGACGCCTGCGCACCGCGCTGCTGATCGTCGTCGGCGCGTCCGCGATCACGCTGATCGTCCGTAACCTGGTGTAG
- a CDS encoding aldo/keto reductase — translation MANTTKKIGDLDVSGLCLGGNVFGWTADRDTSFQLLDAYAASGGNFIDTADSYTAHAPGNRGGESEEIIGEWTTARGNRDDIVIATKVGKHPERTGLAAANIKAAADDSLRRLRTDRIDLYYTHFDDESVPVEEIMTALDELVKAGKVRQIAVSNIELERLEASLAFSEREGTARYAGIQPHYNLVSRDTYEGPRRDIAERYGLACMPYYGLASGFLTGKYRPDTEVDSARAGKAAKHLKTERGREVLHALDEVARESGLAHATVALAWLAAQPTVVAPIASARTMEQLPPLLDVPGTVLKDDQLSRLTEASA, via the coding sequence ATGGCCAACACCACGAAGAAGATCGGCGACCTCGACGTGTCCGGGCTGTGCCTCGGCGGCAACGTGTTCGGCTGGACGGCGGACCGCGACACCTCGTTCCAGCTCCTGGACGCGTACGCGGCGTCCGGCGGGAACTTCATCGACACCGCCGACTCGTACACGGCGCACGCGCCCGGCAACAGGGGCGGCGAGTCCGAGGAGATCATCGGGGAGTGGACGACGGCGCGCGGCAACCGCGACGACATCGTCATCGCGACCAAGGTCGGCAAGCACCCGGAGCGCACGGGGCTGGCGGCCGCGAACATCAAGGCGGCGGCGGACGACTCGCTGCGGCGCCTGCGCACCGACCGCATCGACCTCTACTACACGCACTTCGACGACGAGTCCGTCCCCGTCGAGGAGATCATGACCGCGCTGGACGAGCTGGTGAAGGCCGGGAAGGTCCGCCAGATCGCCGTGTCGAACATCGAACTCGAGCGGCTGGAGGCGTCCCTGGCGTTCAGCGAGCGCGAGGGCACCGCCCGGTACGCCGGGATCCAGCCGCACTACAACCTCGTGTCCCGCGACACCTACGAGGGGCCGCGGCGCGACATCGCCGAACGGTACGGGCTGGCCTGCATGCCGTACTACGGCCTCGCCTCCGGGTTCCTCACGGGCAAGTACCGTCCGGACACCGAGGTCGACAGCGCGCGCGCCGGGAAGGCGGCGAAGCATCTGAAGACCGAGCGCGGGCGTGAAGTGCTGCATGCTCTCGACGAGGTCGCGCGGGAGTCGGGCCTGGCCCACGCGACGGTGGCGCTCGCGTGGCTGGCCGCCCAGCCGACTGTCGTCGCGCCCATCGCGAGCGCCCGCACGATGGAACAGCTGCCGCCGCTGCTGGACGTTCCGGGCACGGTGCTCAAGGACGACCAGCTGAGCCGCCTCACCGAGGCTTCCGCCTGA